A genomic window from Luteolibacter sp. LG18 includes:
- a CDS encoding PEP-CTERM sorting domain-containing protein, with protein MDLTKATLLSATLASLLQPASAALVFMDDFSTTGQSDDVNFQYTAGRQTGDVGNLQYRQGNGALAGTITGTIANEAANGFKTQIGNAGGPGTLWVVGGNPAQAVGSVSPEHNFTESGGVGGYLSISFTLDPVTGSAGTSGDWGAITLGAGDNASFGASGSGARGQGIISSAAHFGILFRDNGQFQAFDGSAQVGGAVYDATPATPTSHTIELRITGVGDGNPWDGSGDALIDVYADGGASPFYSFTKTGGYTSNYLTLQGFGGGSGNTISQFDNLRVETVPEPSAGLLAGVVLAGALVRRRR; from the coding sequence ATGGATCTCACCAAAGCCACCCTGCTGTCCGCCACGCTCGCCAGCCTGCTGCAACCGGCCTCCGCCGCGCTCGTCTTCATGGACGATTTCTCGACCACCGGACAGAGCGATGACGTGAACTTCCAATACACCGCCGGTCGCCAGACCGGTGATGTGGGCAACCTCCAGTATCGCCAGGGCAACGGCGCCTTGGCCGGCACGATCACGGGCACGATCGCCAATGAAGCGGCGAACGGGTTCAAGACCCAGATCGGCAACGCGGGTGGCCCGGGCACGCTGTGGGTGGTCGGTGGCAATCCGGCGCAGGCCGTGGGCAGCGTTTCGCCCGAGCACAATTTCACCGAGTCCGGCGGCGTGGGTGGCTACCTGTCGATCTCGTTCACGCTCGATCCGGTGACCGGGTCCGCGGGCACGTCCGGCGATTGGGGCGCGATCACGCTCGGGGCCGGGGACAATGCCAGCTTCGGCGCATCCGGTTCCGGCGCGAGAGGGCAGGGGATCATTTCGTCCGCGGCCCACTTCGGTATCCTGTTCCGGGACAACGGGCAGTTCCAGGCCTTCGATGGCAGCGCCCAGGTGGGAGGCGCGGTGTATGACGCGACGCCCGCGACGCCGACGAGCCACACCATCGAGCTGCGCATCACGGGCGTGGGCGATGGGAACCCGTGGGACGGCAGCGGCGATGCCTTGATCGATGTCTACGCGGACGGCGGCGCGAGCCCGTTCTACAGCTTCACCAAGACCGGCGGCTACACCAGCAACTACCTCACCCTGCAAGGCTTCGGCGGAGGCAGCGGCAACACCATCAGCCAGTTCGACAACCTGCGGGTGGAAACCGTGCCGGAGCCGTCCGCCGGTCTGCTGGCCGGTGTGGTCCTCGCCGGGGCGCTGGTCCGCCGCCGCCGGTAA
- a CDS encoding ECF-type sigma factor, with amino-acid sequence MDGDITRILQSASTEGHLPSEDLLPLVYDELRRLASIDMIREGPGQTLQATALVHEAWIRLSGNDDRRWNDRSHFFRCAAQVMRRILVDRARAKSSLKRGGREERVDIGDIEVADASPDDRILLVNEVLGRLETEDPETAQIITMKYFGGLTNQEVAEALGTSPRSIDRRWNHAKARLFRIIRDEL; translated from the coding sequence ATGGACGGCGACATCACCCGAATCCTCCAGTCCGCCAGCACCGAAGGACACCTGCCTTCCGAGGACCTGCTGCCGCTGGTCTACGACGAGCTGCGCCGCCTCGCCTCCATCGACATGATCCGCGAAGGCCCCGGCCAAACGCTCCAGGCCACCGCCCTCGTCCACGAGGCGTGGATCCGCCTCTCCGGCAACGACGACCGCCGCTGGAACGACCGCTCGCACTTCTTCCGCTGTGCCGCCCAGGTGATGCGCCGCATCCTCGTCGATCGCGCGCGTGCGAAATCCAGTCTCAAGCGCGGCGGCCGCGAGGAACGCGTCGACATCGGTGACATCGAGGTCGCCGATGCCTCGCCGGACGACCGTATCCTCCTCGTCAACGAGGTGCTCGGCCGCCTTGAAACCGAAGACCCCGAAACCGCGCAGATCATCACGATGAAGTACTTCGGCGGCCTCACGAACCAGGAAGTGGCGGAAGCCCTCGGCACCTCGCCGCGTTCCATCGACCGCCGTTGGAACCACGCGAAAGCCCGGCTGTTCCGGATCATCCGCGACGAACTCTGA
- a CDS encoding serine/threonine-protein kinase encodes MNGTRDNSTRIEEILFDALTGIDDARARDEFLDQTCRGNPALRARLEELISLRDDAEKFFNTRHDTPLQPPAADPAPTAAEPDEGLGTRIGRYRLVERLGEGGCGAVYLAEQLEPVRRRVALKIIRVGMGTAQIIERFELERQTLAVMDHPNIARVLDAGSTASGRPFFVMELVEGQRITDFCDQHRLDLPARLRLFIPVCLAIQHAHLKGIIHCDIKPSNVMVTLHDGVAVPKVIDFGIAKATEADPTLFSHAASPLLIGTPAYMSPEQVDGHGLDIDSRSDIYSLGALLHELLAGKPPRDPETFRHATPEQIRERLRTLPVPPPSERLQACPPAEQEAIATARHTEMPRLPRLLRGDLDAIVMKAMKPDRQDRYVTANGLAADVSRHLAHEPVEAVAAGGRRYRLGKLVRRNRLVFAAGGLVALALCAGLGTSTWLFIREARAREEQVRLRYAAEIARANEVGLREKAQTREAVAHAAVLISHGGVQQADQLLAAVPLDDVPVSLESAEAFRAAGDWLLWEGRWEDAAQRYAAMAQAMTKADQADMEWISLRTMAAAAATCYSGDPALYERLRVMASERFASTVSATIASEVVRCCFMKPPPSELLARLDPMVKLLERVLPWDKPNAPGEAMESWQMLSLSLAKYRMDDFQQARNWARRCLSHPNRNPACTATAHVMLAMAAGRSGQDEEARAQLAEARPAITSFFTKPFSMGGPKEGWWFDWMIARILLKEADAMKDR; translated from the coding sequence ATGAACGGCACCCGCGACAACTCCACGCGGATCGAGGAGATCCTTTTCGACGCGCTGACCGGCATCGACGATGCCCGGGCCCGGGATGAATTCCTCGACCAAACCTGCCGCGGCAATCCCGCGCTGCGCGCCCGCCTGGAGGAACTCATCTCGCTGCGCGACGACGCGGAGAAATTCTTCAACACCCGGCACGACACCCCGCTTCAACCACCCGCCGCCGATCCCGCGCCCACCGCCGCGGAACCCGATGAAGGCCTGGGCACCCGCATCGGACGCTACCGGCTGGTGGAGCGTCTCGGGGAAGGCGGCTGCGGTGCCGTTTACCTCGCGGAGCAGCTCGAGCCCGTGCGCCGCCGCGTGGCCTTGAAGATCATCCGCGTGGGCATGGGCACCGCCCAGATCATCGAGCGCTTCGAGCTGGAACGCCAGACCCTGGCCGTGATGGATCACCCGAACATCGCCCGCGTGCTCGACGCGGGTTCCACCGCCTCGGGCAGGCCGTTCTTCGTCATGGAGCTGGTGGAGGGCCAGCGCATCACCGACTTCTGCGACCAGCACCGGCTCGATCTCCCCGCGCGGCTGAGACTCTTCATCCCCGTTTGCCTCGCCATCCAGCACGCACATCTCAAGGGCATCATCCACTGCGACATCAAGCCCTCCAACGTCATGGTCACACTGCACGATGGCGTCGCGGTGCCCAAGGTCATCGACTTCGGCATCGCCAAGGCCACCGAGGCCGATCCCACCCTCTTCTCCCACGCCGCCTCTCCCCTCCTCATCGGCACGCCCGCCTACATGAGCCCGGAGCAGGTCGATGGCCACGGCCTCGACATCGACTCCCGCAGTGACATCTACAGCCTCGGCGCGCTCCTCCATGAACTGCTGGCCGGCAAGCCGCCGCGCGATCCGGAAACCTTCCGCCACGCCACCCCGGAGCAGATCCGCGAGAGGCTCCGAACCCTGCCGGTCCCGCCGCCCTCCGAACGCCTCCAAGCGTGCCCGCCCGCCGAACAGGAAGCCATCGCCACCGCGAGGCACACCGAAATGCCACGCCTTCCCCGGCTGCTGCGCGGCGACCTCGACGCGATCGTGATGAAGGCGATGAAACCCGACCGGCAGGACCGCTACGTCACCGCCAACGGACTCGCCGCCGATGTGTCCCGCCACCTCGCGCACGAACCCGTCGAGGCCGTCGCCGCGGGCGGGCGTCGCTACCGGCTGGGGAAACTCGTCCGACGGAACCGCCTCGTCTTCGCCGCGGGCGGGCTCGTCGCCCTGGCCCTCTGCGCCGGCCTCGGCACCTCGACCTGGCTGTTCATCCGCGAGGCCCGCGCCCGCGAGGAACAGGTCCGCCTCCGGTACGCCGCGGAAATCGCGCGCGCCAACGAGGTGGGGCTCCGCGAGAAAGCCCAGACGAGGGAAGCCGTCGCCCACGCCGCGGTTCTCATCAGCCACGGCGGAGTCCAGCAGGCAGACCAGCTCTTGGCCGCGGTTCCGCTGGACGATGTGCCCGTCTCGCTCGAATCCGCGGAAGCGTTCCGGGCAGCGGGCGATTGGCTCCTCTGGGAGGGCCGGTGGGAAGACGCCGCCCAGCGCTACGCCGCCATGGCGCAAGCCATGACCAAGGCCGACCAAGCTGACATGGAGTGGATCTCGTTGCGAACTATGGCCGCAGCGGCCGCGACTTGTTACTCCGGAGATCCGGCTCTCTACGAACGGCTCCGCGTGATGGCGTCGGAACGATTCGCCTCGACGGTCAGCGCCACGATCGCCAGCGAGGTGGTGAGGTGCTGCTTCATGAAACCGCCACCGTCCGAGTTATTGGCCAGGCTCGACCCCATGGTAAAGTTGTTGGAGCGCGTCCTCCCCTGGGACAAACCAAACGCCCCCGGAGAAGCCATGGAGTCCTGGCAAATGCTCAGCCTCTCGCTGGCCAAATACCGCATGGATGACTTCCAGCAGGCTCGGAATTGGGCCCGGCGTTGCCTATCGCACCCGAATCGCAATCCGGCGTGCACCGCAACCGCTCATGTCATGCTCGCGATGGCAGCCGGCCGAAGCGGGCAGGATGAGGAAGCACGCGCGCAACTGGCGGAGGCACGGCCTGCGATCACCTCATTCTTCACCAAACCGTTCAGCATGGGTGGTCCGAAGGAGGGTTGGTGGTTCGACTGGATGATCGCCCGCATCCTGCTCAAGGAAGCGGACGCCATGAAGGACCGCTGA
- a CDS encoding autotransporter-associated beta strand repeat-containing protein, with protein sequence MKSKRPFLLAALSPCLVVTARAATETWVGGTATWSTPANWSGTHQPPITADALVFGAAGAGGTTLNNDLTSTSFTVAGITFSSGAAAYTIGGNAFTLSGGLTNSSTSAQVLNTALTLSGNQAVSVGSATGSVTFGGAISGTGVTLTTNGGAVVASGTVFKSPVSLASLVAQGNAAAGQAYASNQTTSFDSGASLTTTGNVVVGRSNLVFKGNATATVAGTITNVGATSRDWARVVIQDTANLTAAGLDLFGPVNSATGQFNLNGGTLRVGSIAACDSTDATYAVRNVFNGTQVVATQDNTAFLTITKSQFFAGSNKAYVGNGGALFDSNGHNIASATALQNDTGATGPLVKSGAGTLTLSGACTYTGTTTVNGGTLKITGSLAAGSAVTVNGGAALGGTGTVNGIVSLAAGGTPETQGAIGLADGSVGTLTLAHASGLALGGTAGNAARLTFDTSSLASDKISLGSNPLTVSAGGASIYVSPVNVTAGQTFDLVTFGSASGAGFATGSGTTVGALTLANPNVSFGVTGYLMVSSTAIQLVTDGTPAPAFAFWSGVKGSSWTSTSDVQGNFTYDYGGVSFVASYPSSGTDVIFAANGNGAPANLSNTLGQDFTVKSLSFFSGTGPVTIAGSNTLSIGAGGIHLDDGSGGATLAMASLVPTAAQTWSNSSTSGLTVGAVIGGTNGIVFDSVGTGPIILSGANTCTGGLTVNAGTLQLSGAGTLGATGGMVTTNGGTLDLNGTSQAVGVLTGSGGTIVNNSSGTTATLTIGSGNATGNTYAGVIADHSAGSGIVALTKTGTGIAILAGANTYTGKTMVNGGTLRIGANESIPDASVVEIDGGGKLDVQGSTETIGGLSSTTGDTNVVQNKETGGAGAGVLAIDTAGASYTFTGILRDNFLSTGTLALVKNGAGTQTVKCTNALAAGTSIEFTGGLTINGGTFLLSDSGNGKVIGSFASAVILTGGTATLAFENTLAANSRTFGKVISGAGHVVVTSANLGTVVLGQANTYSGNTTVHKGTLSIAANSATTFADSSTVTIDSGAVLNLPNAATDVVAALVVNGVSLPSGVYDASTAATSGYLTGSGKLQVGATVVGGYSAWATANAGGQGADQDYDLDGVKNGVEYFLGATGSSFTANPPVVNGTVTWPNGGNIPSSGYGTQFVVETSPDLSVWTAVADSDPHLSNTASGVSYTLTGPAKLFVRLRVTPN encoded by the coding sequence ATGAAATCCAAGAGACCTTTCCTCCTCGCCGCGCTCTCTCCCTGCCTCGTCGTGACCGCGCGCGCGGCCACGGAGACCTGGGTGGGAGGCACCGCCACCTGGAGCACTCCGGCCAACTGGTCCGGCACACACCAGCCGCCGATCACCGCGGACGCCCTCGTGTTCGGCGCGGCGGGAGCCGGTGGCACGACGTTGAACAACGATCTCACTTCGACCTCGTTCACGGTCGCGGGCATCACCTTCAGCTCGGGTGCAGCGGCCTACACCATCGGTGGAAATGCCTTCACCCTCAGCGGCGGCCTGACGAACAGCAGCACCTCGGCGCAGGTTCTCAACACCGCGCTGACCCTGAGTGGCAACCAGGCCGTCAGCGTGGGATCGGCCACGGGCAGCGTGACCTTCGGCGGCGCCATCTCGGGAACGGGCGTGACCTTGACCACCAATGGCGGCGCGGTGGTGGCGTCGGGCACGGTGTTCAAGAGCCCGGTGTCGCTGGCCTCGCTGGTGGCGCAGGGGAATGCCGCGGCCGGACAGGCCTATGCGAGCAACCAGACGACCAGCTTCGACAGCGGTGCCAGCCTGACGACGACCGGCAACGTGGTGGTTGGTCGTTCCAACCTCGTGTTCAAGGGCAATGCCACGGCGACGGTGGCGGGAACGATCACCAACGTCGGCGCGACGAGCCGCGACTGGGCGCGGGTGGTGATCCAGGACACCGCCAATCTCACGGCGGCGGGACTCGATCTCTTCGGCCCTGTGAACTCGGCCACCGGCCAGTTCAACCTGAACGGCGGGACGCTGCGGGTCGGCAGCATCGCCGCGTGTGACTCCACCGATGCGACCTACGCGGTGCGCAATGTTTTCAACGGCACGCAGGTCGTCGCCACGCAGGACAACACCGCCTTCCTCACCATCACCAAGAGCCAGTTCTTTGCGGGGTCCAACAAGGCCTACGTCGGGAACGGCGGGGCGTTGTTCGATTCGAACGGTCACAACATCGCCAGCGCCACCGCGCTGCAGAACGACACCGGCGCGACCGGGCCGCTGGTGAAGTCGGGCGCGGGCACGCTCACGCTCTCCGGCGCCTGCACCTACACCGGCACCACCACGGTCAATGGCGGCACGCTCAAGATCACCGGCAGCCTGGCGGCGGGCAGCGCGGTGACTGTCAATGGCGGCGCGGCCCTGGGCGGCACGGGCACCGTGAACGGAATCGTGAGCCTGGCAGCGGGCGGCACTCCGGAAACCCAGGGAGCCATCGGGCTGGCCGATGGCAGCGTGGGCACCCTTACGCTCGCCCATGCCAGCGGCCTCGCACTCGGCGGCACGGCGGGCAATGCGGCGCGGCTCACGTTCGACACCAGCTCGCTCGCATCTGACAAGATCAGCCTGGGGAGCAATCCCCTGACGGTGAGCGCGGGTGGGGCTTCCATTTATGTGTCGCCCGTCAACGTCACGGCGGGACAGACCTTCGATCTCGTCACCTTCGGCAGCGCGTCCGGCGCGGGTTTCGCCACGGGGAGTGGCACCACGGTGGGCGCACTCACGCTGGCGAATCCCAATGTGAGCTTCGGCGTGACCGGTTACCTGATGGTGTCGTCCACGGCGATCCAACTGGTGACCGATGGCACTCCCGCTCCGGCGTTCGCGTTCTGGTCTGGGGTGAAGGGCTCGTCATGGACGAGCACGAGCGATGTGCAGGGTAATTTCACGTACGACTACGGTGGCGTCAGCTTCGTGGCATCGTATCCTTCCTCCGGCACGGATGTGATCTTCGCCGCGAACGGCAATGGCGCTCCGGCCAACCTGAGCAACACGCTCGGCCAGGACTTCACGGTCAAGAGCTTGTCCTTCTTCTCCGGCACCGGCCCGGTGACGATCGCGGGGAGCAACACGCTATCGATCGGAGCCGGCGGCATTCATCTCGATGATGGCAGCGGCGGGGCCACCTTGGCGATGGCCAGCCTGGTGCCGACGGCGGCGCAGACGTGGTCGAACTCCAGCACCAGCGGCCTGACGGTGGGCGCCGTGATCGGTGGCACCAATGGCATCGTGTTCGACAGTGTCGGCACGGGGCCGATCATCCTCAGTGGCGCGAACACCTGCACGGGCGGCCTGACCGTGAACGCGGGCACGCTGCAACTCAGCGGCGCCGGCACGCTTGGGGCCACCGGTGGCATGGTGACCACCAATGGCGGCACGCTCGATTTGAACGGAACCTCGCAAGCGGTGGGCGTGCTGACCGGCAGCGGCGGCACCATCGTGAACAACAGCTCCGGCACCACCGCCACCCTCACGATCGGCAGCGGCAATGCGACCGGCAACACCTACGCGGGCGTGATCGCGGACCACAGCGCGGGATCCGGCATCGTCGCGCTGACCAAGACCGGCACCGGCATCGCGATCCTCGCTGGAGCGAACACCTACACCGGCAAGACCATGGTGAACGGCGGCACGTTGCGGATCGGCGCGAACGAGAGCATTCCCGATGCCTCGGTGGTGGAGATCGATGGCGGCGGCAAACTCGACGTCCAGGGATCGACCGAGACCATCGGTGGACTGTCGAGCACCACCGGGGACACCAATGTGGTCCAGAACAAGGAGACCGGCGGCGCGGGCGCGGGCGTGCTCGCCATCGACACGGCGGGGGCGAGCTACACCTTCACCGGCATCCTGCGGGACAATTTCCTGAGCACCGGCACGCTGGCGCTCGTCAAGAATGGCGCGGGCACCCAGACGGTGAAATGCACCAATGCGCTCGCGGCCGGAACCTCCATCGAGTTCACGGGCGGCCTCACCATCAATGGCGGGACGTTCCTGCTGAGTGACAGCGGCAATGGCAAGGTGATCGGCAGTTTCGCCAGCGCGGTGATTCTCACCGGCGGCACGGCCACGCTGGCATTCGAGAACACGCTGGCGGCGAACAGCAGGACCTTCGGCAAGGTCATCAGTGGTGCCGGTCATGTCGTCGTTACTTCGGCCAACCTCGGTACCGTGGTGCTGGGCCAAGCGAACACCTACTCCGGAAATACCACCGTCCACAAGGGCACGCTCTCCATCGCGGCGAACTCGGCGACGACCTTCGCGGACTCCTCGACGGTGACGATCGACAGCGGCGCGGTGTTGAACCTTCCGAACGCGGCGACCGATGTGGTGGCCGCGCTGGTGGTGAACGGTGTGAGCCTTCCGAGCGGCGTGTATGACGCGTCGACCGCGGCCACGTCCGGTTACCTCACCGGCTCGGGCAAGCTCCAGGTGGGAGCCACGGTCGTTGGTGGCTACTCCGCGTGGGCGACGGCGAATGCAGGCGGCCAGGGCGCGGACCAGGACTACGATCTCGATGGCGTGAAGAACGGCGTCGAGTATTTCCTCGGTGCCACGGGCTCATCGTTCACCGCGAACCCACCGGTGGTGAACGGCACGGTGACCTGGCCGAATGGCGGAAACATTCCGTCGTCCGGCTACGGCACGCAGTTTGTCGTCGAGACTTCCCCGGATCTCTCGGTGTGGACGGCGGTGGCGGACTCCGATCCCCATCTGTCGAACACCGCCAGCGGGGTGAGCTACACGTTGACCGGTCCGGCCAAGCTGTTCGTGCGTTTGCGGGTGACCCCGAACTGA